A stretch of the Balneolales bacterium ANBcel1 genome encodes the following:
- a CDS encoding T9SS type A sorting domain-containing protein: MRKIGVLLLVMFALMRPGLPSGEVYGQHTIRCMLPYEDISGASRDQLPPHTKALLAASKTSTDTTGLKSYISDSGIFRILYTTEGRDSVPAVYTLNPDVPDHVIQTAHYADSSYRYQVETLGFTDPTVRRVNDCREWGDGSHQDTMITIRYSDFGFYGTFSRERPFEIVVHSNFDGFPPNDYQDHRLGALKATIAHEFKHAIQYATNCFRGDAGNTSWLEMDATMMENIVHPDVNDYYNYIDEPWSLFRSPESTVPSSSVSRSYSHVTWSLFYAEHYGISYWVDVWDRIRDNHYLPFIEAMSAELVNRGDNFESALIRNHLWHMAPADYTSAADMPGEPDPVVYYGFSEQGRYPAAGMYAQYTNLPGFPDDPVEIPPRAARYFEFQADEIGEKGQAALALFEDRPGIGIGLLAKTLSGDLIELIIPSSTNNPPKHRLPLQWEELRWLGMVAVNSNHQLPVNNQIFAGSGDAIDGIWAYGDLLRNGLPTHDDAQNILSYPVNNASPSAFQRYIGDVSGNGTLTPYDASLLFRHLDGDLPSFPADSRGTGKAPSWEAFGSIDASGSTVFPAAKLDPDSGPRDTVIVELRTRSSVVFADHDMSLVLSVSGASDSLWYSLYLELDIDYPVGYDGSKPENLGLRFLDDLETANEPGQSEGWEYYFDQNTLRLAYASSVPMGSGPDWILENTPDDLLVLNWRPSNSGDVHFSVADFRLDEHEYVVHHPAMDTIVVSAPVDAGPPSHTPAAFELSQNYPNPFNPETRISFTLPEQVPVRLEVFDITGRLVTTLLDEVRGEGYHSVRFDAGNYHALSSGVYLYRIQAGAYRETRKMTLVK; encoded by the coding sequence ATGAGGAAAATAGGCGTTTTGCTTCTGGTGATGTTCGCATTGATGCGACCGGGCCTGCCCTCCGGTGAGGTTTACGGGCAGCACACCATCCGCTGTATGCTCCCCTATGAGGATATATCCGGAGCGTCGCGCGATCAACTTCCACCGCATACAAAAGCGTTACTGGCCGCATCTAAAACCAGCACAGACACGACAGGGCTCAAAAGCTATATTTCCGATTCGGGAATATTCCGGATTCTGTACACTACCGAAGGGCGCGATTCCGTGCCGGCGGTGTACACCCTGAACCCCGATGTGCCCGACCATGTGATACAGACCGCGCATTATGCCGATTCATCGTATCGCTATCAGGTGGAGACACTGGGCTTTACCGACCCGACGGTGCGCCGGGTCAATGACTGCAGGGAATGGGGAGACGGAAGCCATCAGGATACCATGATCACCATCCGTTACAGTGACTTCGGATTTTACGGGACCTTCAGCCGTGAAAGGCCCTTCGAAATTGTCGTTCACAGCAATTTCGACGGTTTTCCACCCAACGACTATCAGGACCACCGGCTCGGGGCGCTGAAGGCGACCATAGCCCATGAGTTCAAGCACGCCATTCAATACGCCACCAACTGTTTTCGCGGTGACGCGGGCAACACCTCCTGGCTGGAGATGGATGCCACCATGATGGAGAATATCGTCCACCCCGATGTAAATGATTACTATAACTACATTGATGAACCCTGGTCGCTGTTCCGGTCACCCGAGAGCACCGTGCCATCCTCGAGTGTCAGTCGCTCCTACAGCCATGTGACCTGGTCGCTGTTTTATGCCGAACACTATGGCATCTCATACTGGGTGGATGTGTGGGATCGCATCCGCGATAATCATTACCTCCCGTTTATCGAGGCGATGAGTGCCGAACTGGTGAATCGCGGTGATAATTTTGAATCGGCTCTGATTCGCAACCATCTCTGGCACATGGCCCCCGCAGATTACACATCGGCCGCCGACATGCCGGGAGAACCAGATCCCGTTGTGTATTACGGCTTCTCCGAACAGGGGCGCTATCCGGCAGCCGGCATGTATGCGCAATACACCAATCTGCCCGGTTTTCCGGATGATCCTGTGGAGATTCCCCCGAGAGCGGCCAGATACTTTGAGTTTCAGGCGGATGAAATCGGCGAAAAGGGTCAGGCTGCCCTGGCATTGTTTGAAGACCGCCCCGGAATCGGAATCGGCCTGCTGGCAAAAACCCTGAGCGGTGACCTCATCGAGCTGATAATTCCTTCCTCAACGAATAATCCCCCAAAACACCGCTTGCCGCTTCAATGGGAGGAGCTGAGGTGGCTGGGCATGGTCGCCGTCAACAGCAATCATCAGCTTCCGGTGAATAACCAGATTTTTGCCGGATCCGGGGATGCGATAGACGGCATTTGGGCCTACGGGGATCTTCTTCGAAACGGTTTGCCGACACATGATGACGCACAAAATATTCTGTCATACCCCGTCAACAACGCTTCACCATCGGCATTTCAGCGTTACATCGGCGATGTGAGCGGCAACGGGACGCTCACCCCCTACGACGCATCGCTGCTGTTCCGCCATCTGGACGGCGACCTCCCGTCATTTCCGGCAGACAGCCGTGGCACGGGCAAGGCTCCATCATGGGAAGCGTTCGGTAGTATCGATGCCAGCGGGAGTACCGTTTTTCCGGCTGCCAAACTGGATCCGGATTCGGGGCCGCGGGATACGGTTATCGTAGAATTGCGAACCAGGAGCAGTGTGGTGTTTGCCGATCATGATATGTCGCTCGTATTGTCGGTGTCGGGAGCATCCGATTCGTTGTGGTATTCCCTGTATCTGGAGCTGGATATTGATTATCCTGTCGGGTACGATGGCAGCAAGCCGGAAAACCTCGGGCTGCGGTTTCTGGATGATTTGGAAACAGCCAATGAGCCCGGACAGTCGGAAGGCTGGGAGTATTATTTTGATCAGAATACGCTCCGGCTGGCGTATGCCTCTTCGGTTCCGATGGGCTCCGGACCGGACTGGATTCTGGAAAACACGCCGGATGACCTGCTTGTGCTGAACTGGAGGCCAAGCAATAGCGGGGACGTACATTTTTCCGTAGCCGACTTCCGACTGGATGAGCATGAGTATGTGGTGCACCACCCCGCTATGGATACCATCGTTGTTAGCGCACCGGTTGACGCCGGGCCGCCATCACACACCCCTGCAGCTTTTGAACTGAGCCAGAATTACCCCAATCCGTTTAATCCTGAAACAAGGATCTCATTTACACTGCCGGAGCAGGTGCCGGTCAGGCTCGAAGTGTTTGACATTACCGGCCGGCTGGTAACCACCCTGCTGGATGAAGTAAGAGGCGAAGGGTACCATTCCGTTCGCTTTGATGCCGGAAATTATCACGCCCTAAGCAGCGGGGTCTATTTGTACCGAATTCAGGCCGGGGCATACCGTGAAACCAGGAAAATGACGCTTGTCAAATAG